The DNA window CACGCGCATCGGTGCCGGCGGCCTCGGCGTCGTGGCGCAGCTGCTCCCAGACGCGCTGACCGATCTTGTAGGACGGGGCCTGCCCCGGCAAGCCCAGGTAGCGGTGCAGCTCGAAGCGCTGCTCCGCCTCGGTGACGCCCCAGTGGGCGCTCATGAAGTCCCAGGCCGTGTCGTAGGTCCACTCGCCGCCCGCGGAGCCGGCGAGGTCCTCGGGCATCGGCAGCTCGCAGTGCAGGCCGATGTCGAGCACGACGCGCCCGGCGCGCAGGCGCTGCGCATCGAGCATCCCGAGCCGGTCGCCGTCGTCGGAGAGGTATCCCAGCTGGTCCATCAGCCGCTCGGCATACAGCGCCCAGCCCTCGCCGTGCCCGGAGACCCAGCACATCATGGCGCGCCAGCGGTTCAGGATGCTGGCCTGCATGGTCTGGATGCCGACCTGGAGATGATGGCCCGGCACGCCCTCGTGATAGACGGTGGTGGTCTCGAGCCAGGTGTGGAACTCGGTGGTGCCCGCGGGCACGTCCCACCACATGCGGCCCGGGCGGCTGAGGTCCTCGCTGGGGCCGGTGTAGTAGATGCCGCCGGAGCCGGTCTTCGCGATGCGGCACTCGAGGCGGCGCAGCGGCTCGGGGATGTCGAAGTGGGTGTCGCGGAGATCCTCGATCGCCGCGTCGCTGAGCTGCTGCATCCACTCGCGCAGCTCCTCGGTCCCATGGAGCACGCGGGCGGGGTCGGCGCGGAGCGCGGCCTTCGCCGCCTCGACGGAGCGACCCGCACCGTTGCCGGCGCGCTCGTTGATGCGTGCGGCGACCTCCTCCTGCTCCGCGACCACGGAGCGCAGCTCCGCGATGCCCCAGGCGTAGGTCTCGTCGATGTCGATCTCGGTGCCCAGGAAGGTGCGCGAGGCCAGGCCGTACGCGTCGCGACCCAGGGCATCCTTCTCGGGGGCGGAGGGGGCGAGCTCCTCGAGCGCGTCGGCGAGGTCCAGGTAGCCCTGGGCGGCGGTGCGGGCCGCCTCGGCCACCCGCTCCCGCTGCGGGTCATCGCCCACGGCCTCGGCGGCGAAGGTCGTGAAGAAGCCGTCGGGTGCTGCATAGCCGCGGGCCTGCTCCGCACCGAGCTGCAGCTGGCGGCGGGCGGAGATCACGCCGTGCTCCGCGGCCTCGTGGAGGGATTCGACCCAGCTGCTCAGGGAGCGGGGCATCTTCTCCATGCGGGCGGCGATCACCTGCCAGTCCTCGGCGGTGTCGGTGGGCATCTGGTCGAGCACGTCGCGGGACTGCAGAGGAGAGGCGAGGTTGTTGACCGCGGCGATGTCGAGCCGCTTCTCGGCCCGCTCGATCTCCAGGCCCAGGCGCTCGGTGAGCGCGGCGCGGGTGACGGCGTCCACGGCGTCCTCGTCGGCGACCTCGGCGACGCGGCGCAGCAGGGTCCGTGCGGCCTCGGTGCGCTCCTCGTTCGCGGCGGGGGAGTAGTCGGTGACCTCGGCGTCGTAGCCGGGCACGCCGAGCGAGGTGGCGAGGAACGGGTCCAGGCGGACGCTCAGGTCGACGTACTCGTCGGCCAGGCGGTCCAGAGCGGTGGCGGGGCGGGGCGCGGGCGCGGCCGACGGGGCAGCAGAGGTCTCGGGCATGCGGCGCAGTCTAACGGTGCCGGGGCCGCCTCCAGAGCCGGTCGGGCTCTCGTCCAGGGCGATCCCACCAGCGGCGGGATCTTGGTCAGCGGTCCGAGAACTGCCAGGCGGTGGCCGAGGGATGGGAGCGCAGCCCGTGGGCGCGCGGATGGGCGTGCACGGGATCGTTCCAGGCTCCGGCGCCCGCGCCGCGGCCCTCGGCGAGCAGCCGCTCCTCCGCCTCCAGGCGGCTGGTCACACTCATCGTCGAGACCACCAGGGCGACCGCCGCGAGCTCGTCGTCGCGCAGGTAGCCCTGCACCAGGCGCACGTCGGACGGACGCGCCGCCGGGTCCTCTCCGTCGGGCGCCGCGCTCGCCGCCGGCGGGAGCTCGTTCCCCGGGGTGCTCACAGCGGGATGTTCCCGTGCTTCTTGGTGGGCAGGGAGTCGCGCTTGGTGCGCAGGACGCGCAGGGCGCGGGCGACCTCGAGCCGGGTCTCGGCGGGACGGATCACGCCGTCGATCCAGCCGCGCTCCGCGGCCGTGTACGGGGTCGCGAACTGCTCCTCGTACTCCGCCTCGTACCGGGCGCGGGCCGCCGCGACGTCGCCGCCCTGCTCGGTGACCTCGCGCAGGTCGCCGCGGTGGAGGATGTTCACCGCACCCTGCGATCCCATCACCGCGATCTGCGCGGTGGGCCAGGCGAGGTTGATGTCCGCGCCGAGCTCCTTCGAGCCCATCACGATGTAGGCGCCGCCGTAGGCCTTGCGGGTGATGACGGTGATCAGCGGGACCGTCGCCTCCGCGTAGGCGTACAGGAGCTTCGCGCCGCGACGGATGATGCCGCCGTACTCCTGGTCGGTGCCGGGCAGGAAGCCGGGCACGTCCACGAAGGTGAGCACCGGGATGTTGTTCGCGTCGCACAGGCGCACGAAGCGCGCCGCCTTCTCGGAGGCGTCGATGTCCAGCGTGCCCGCGAGGTGCGAGGGCTGGTTGGCGATGATGCCGACGCTGAAGCCCTCGACGCGGCCGAAGCCCACCAGCACGTTCGGGGCGAACAGCGGCTGGACCTCGAGGAACTCCTCGTCGTCGAGCACCGTGCGCAGCACCGTGAGCATGTCGTAGGGCTGGTTGGGGGAGTCGGGGATCAGCGAGTCCAGCGCGGTGTCCGTCGCGGTGAGGCCCTCCTCGAAGGGGGCCGGGAACGACGGCGCCGGGCTCAGCGTGTTGGCCGGCAGATAGCTCAGCAGGTCCTTGACGTACTCGATCGCCTCGGCCTCGTCGGGTGCCATGTAGTGCGCGACCCCCGAGCGGGAGGAGTGGGTGCGGGCACCGCCGAGCTCCTCGAAGCCGACGTCCTCGCCGGTGACCGTGCGGATCACGTCGGGCCCGGTGATGAACATGTGGGAGGTCTTCTCGACCATCACGATGAAGTCCGTCAGCGCGGGGGAGTACACGGCGCCGCCCGCGGCGGGCCCCATGATCAGGGAGATCTGCGGGATCACGCCGGAGGCGCGGGTGTTCCGCTTGAAGATGCCGGCGAACATCGCCAGGGAGGCCACGCCCTCCTGGATGCGGGCGCCGCCGCCGTCGAGGATCCCGATGATCGGGACCCCGGTGCTCAGCGCGAGGTCCTGGATCTTCTGGATCTTGCGGCCGTGGGCCTCGCCGAGCGACCCGCCGAAGACGGTGAAGTCCTGCGAGTACACGCAGACCTGGCGGCCGTCGATGGTGCCGTAGCCGGTGATGATGCCGTCGCCGTCGGGGCGCTTGGCATCGATGCCGAAGCTGCGGGCCTGGTGGCGCACGAAGCGGTCGGTCTCGACGAAGGAGCCGTCGTCCAGCAGGTCGGAGATGCGCTCGCGGGCCGTCTTCTTGCCTCGGGCGTGCTGCTTCTGCACCGCGATCCCATCGGCGGCGGAGACCGCGGCGGCATCACGCTCGCGCAGGTCCTCGAGTCGCTGGGCGGTGGTGAGCGGCCTCGGGGCGTCGGTCACGGAGCCTCCTGCTGCGGCCGATGGAGCGGCCATGTGTTCCGGCGGATGGACACCGGGATACTACGCTACCCACGTCCGCCGGCGGGGTCAGGTCCCGTGGTGACGAGCGCCTCCGCACGGTCGGACGGTGCCGCGACGGGCGCGACGCGAGGACGGACCGAGGGAGGCGTGATGGATCGACGGGCAGCCGCCGCACAGCATCCGCGACCCGAGATCCTCCGCCTCGACACGGTCGCCTCCACCCAGGACGAGGCCGCACGGCGCGCGGTCGGCGGCCATGCCGTGCCGTTCGCGCTCACCGCCCGGCACCAGACCCGCGGCCGAGGGCGCCTGGGTCGCGCCTTCGCGAGTCCGGACGGAGCGAGCCTGGCCCTCACCTATGTCCACCGCACCCGGCTCGCGCCCGATCGGCGCACCTGGTTCTCGCTGGCCGTCGGCGTCGCCGCGGTCGCCGCCGTGGAGCAGGTGCTCGGCGGTCCGCGGGGCGGTGAGTCCCCGATCGGGCTGAAGTGGCCGAACGACCTGCACACGGAGGACGGACGCAAGATCGGCGGGATCCTCGTCGAGGGCCGCGGGTCGGATCTCGTGCTGCTGGGCATCGGACTGAACCTGAGCGGGCCGATCTCGCAGGACGACGGAAGCCCGGTGCCCGGCGCGGCGTGGCTGAGCGGCGAGGACGGTCTGCGCCCCGGGCGCGAGCAGTCGATCGACGTGCTCCGGGAGCGTCTGGAGTCAGCGCTCGCCCTCGCCC is part of the Brachybacterium ginsengisoli genome and encodes:
- a CDS encoding biotin--[acetyl-CoA-carboxylase] ligase, whose translation is MDRRAAAAQHPRPEILRLDTVASTQDEAARRAVGGHAVPFALTARHQTRGRGRLGRAFASPDGASLALTYVHRTRLAPDRRTWFSLAVGVAAVAAVEQVLGGPRGGESPIGLKWPNDLHTEDGRKIGGILVEGRGSDLVLLGIGLNLSGPISQDDGSPVPGAAWLSGEDGLRPGREQSIDVLRERLESALALALGAELAHLESAHGDGVSAGTHDRYTMTCLTLGRAVRVDPLGETGTGGAHPPSLHGIARMIDAQGRLVVDLAGGGRTAVDIGDVRHLRPDGPVRSITRETSDDEQEEHGT
- a CDS encoding acyl-CoA carboxylase subunit beta — its product is MTDAPRPLTTAQRLEDLRERDAAAVSAADGIAVQKQHARGKKTARERISDLLDDGSFVETDRFVRHQARSFGIDAKRPDGDGIITGYGTIDGRQVCVYSQDFTVFGGSLGEAHGRKIQKIQDLALSTGVPIIGILDGGGARIQEGVASLAMFAGIFKRNTRASGVIPQISLIMGPAAGGAVYSPALTDFIVMVEKTSHMFITGPDVIRTVTGEDVGFEELGGARTHSSRSGVAHYMAPDEAEAIEYVKDLLSYLPANTLSPAPSFPAPFEEGLTATDTALDSLIPDSPNQPYDMLTVLRTVLDDEEFLEVQPLFAPNVLVGFGRVEGFSVGIIANQPSHLAGTLDIDASEKAARFVRLCDANNIPVLTFVDVPGFLPGTDQEYGGIIRRGAKLLYAYAEATVPLITVITRKAYGGAYIVMGSKELGADINLAWPTAQIAVMGSQGAVNILHRGDLREVTEQGGDVAAARARYEAEYEEQFATPYTAAERGWIDGVIRPAETRLEVARALRVLRTKRDSLPTKKHGNIPL
- a CDS encoding DUF885 domain-containing protein, translating into MPETSAAPSAAPAPRPATALDRLADEYVDLSVRLDPFLATSLGVPGYDAEVTDYSPAANEERTEAARTLLRRVAEVADEDAVDAVTRAALTERLGLEIERAEKRLDIAAVNNLASPLQSRDVLDQMPTDTAEDWQVIAARMEKMPRSLSSWVESLHEAAEHGVISARRQLQLGAEQARGYAAPDGFFTTFAAEAVGDDPQRERVAEAARTAAQGYLDLADALEELAPSAPEKDALGRDAYGLASRTFLGTEIDIDETYAWGIAELRSVVAEQEEVAARINERAGNGAGRSVEAAKAALRADPARVLHGTEELREWMQQLSDAAIEDLRDTHFDIPEPLRRLECRIAKTGSGGIYYTGPSEDLSRPGRMWWDVPAGTTEFHTWLETTTVYHEGVPGHHLQVGIQTMQASILNRWRAMMCWVSGHGEGWALYAERLMDQLGYLSDDGDRLGMLDAQRLRAGRVVLDIGLHCELPMPEDLAGSAGGEWTYDTAWDFMSAHWGVTEAEQRFELHRYLGLPGQAPSYKIGQRVWEQLRHDAEAAGTDAREFHRRALELGGLPLSVLEEALR